CGCATGCGATCAATCGTTCCCGCCGTCATCGGACTACTGCTGTGCCGGCTCGCCGCGCCGTGTTGGGCCGAGGCGCGTGTCGTCTCGGTCGATGTGTGCATCTACACCGCCACGCCCTCGGGCATTCTCGCCGCCGTCGCCGCGAAGCAAGCCGGTCGTTCGGTCATCATCGTCGAACCCGGCCGATGGGTCGGCGGCATGCTCGGCGCAGGCCTCAAACCCATGCAGGACTGCCCCAACTTCGCCGCCACCGGCGGCATGACGCATGACCTGCTCGCTTCGCTCGGTCAGCCCCACGATGACTCCCCGCGCCGCAGCACCAGCCAGCTCAACCCCCGCGACATCGAAGCCGACTTCGCCGCCCTGCTCCACCAGCACGGCGTCGAAGTGATCTTCGATCATCGCATCGCGTCATGCGACAAGCGCGGACCGACGATCGCCGCCGCCTTGTTCGACCGGGCCCCGTTCGACGAACTGGGCTGCCCGGTCGCCGAACCCACCGAGCGCGGCGACCTGCGCGTGACGGCGAAAGTGTTCATCGACGCCGGGTACGAAGGCGACCTGATGGCGGCGGCGGGCGTGTCGTATCGCACCGGGCGCGAAGCGGCGGACGCCTTCGATGAACCCTACGCCGGCGTGCAGCCGCCGATGGAACTCGCCCCGATCGACCCGTTCGTCGAACCCGGCCGCCCCGACAGCGGACTGCTCAAGTGGGTCGAGAACGATCACGGCAAGCCCCTCGGCGCCGCCGACGAATACACGCAGGCCTACAACTACCGCTACTACACCACCGCCGACCCCGACCATCGCATTCCCATCTCGCCCCCGCCCAACTACGCGCCCGCCGACTTCGAACTCGTCGGCCGATACGTCGCCTACCTCGTGCAGGCGACCGATGACCCGAAGAAGCTCCACGATCAACTCGTGGGCATCTGCCCGGGGTGGAGGAATTCGGGCGAATGGAATTATCAAAGGTCTTCGCTCTTTTCGATGGCGCCCGTCGGCGTGAGCCAGATCTACGCCGATGCAAACGCCGCCGAAAAGGCCCGCATCTGGAAGCTGCATCAAAACTATCTGCGCGGGCTCTTCGAATTCATGCGCACCGATCCCCGCGTGCCCCAAAGCTATCGCGATGAGCTTGCACAACTCGGTCTCGACGATCGCATCCACCCCGATACGCACGGCTGGCCGCACCAGCTCTACATCCGCGTCGCCCGCCGCCTCAAAGGCCGCTACACCATCACCGCTCACGACGTCTACAACAAACACAGCGACATCGATGACCCGATCGGCCTCGCCCAGTACGGCATCGACACGTACCCGGCGCGCCGCATCTGGATCGAGCGCGACGGACAAATCTTCGTCGGCCTCGAAGGAAAAATGTTCGTCGGCGGCAACAAGGGACCGACGAATGTGCCTTACCCGATCCCCTATCGCGCCATCACCCCCCGCGCCGACGAATGCACCAACCTGCTCGTGCCCGTGTGTTTCTCCGCGACGCACCTGGGCTACGCCTCGGCTCGCATGGAGCCCGTCTTCATGATCTGCGGCCAATCCGCCGGCATCGCCGCCGCGCAGGCAATCGCGCAAAACGCCGCCGTGCAGAACATCGACATGACCCAATTCGAATCCGCCCTTCAGCACGCCGGTCAGAAACTCCGATGGGACGGCCAGCGCGATCGATCGACTGACGACGACGCCGGCGACTCCGCCCTGACG
The DNA window shown above is from Planctomycetota bacterium and carries:
- a CDS encoding FAD-dependent oxidoreductase, which produces MRSIVPAVIGLLLCRLAAPCWAEARVVSVDVCIYTATPSGILAAVAAKQAGRSVIIVEPGRWVGGMLGAGLKPMQDCPNFAATGGMTHDLLASLGQPHDDSPRRSTSQLNPRDIEADFAALLHQHGVEVIFDHRIASCDKRGPTIAAALFDRAPFDELGCPVAEPTERGDLRVTAKVFIDAGYEGDLMAAAGVSYRTGREAADAFDEPYAGVQPPMELAPIDPFVEPGRPDSGLLKWVENDHGKPLGAADEYTQAYNYRYYTTADPDHRIPISPPPNYAPADFELVGRYVAYLVQATDDPKKLHDQLVGICPGWRNSGEWNYQRSSLFSMAPVGVSQIYADANAAEKARIWKLHQNYLRGLFEFMRTDPRVPQSYRDELAQLGLDDRIHPDTHGWPHQLYIRVARRLKGRYTITAHDVYNKHSDIDDPIGLAQYGIDTYPARRIWIERDGQIFVGLEGKMFVGGNKGPTNVPYPIPYRAITPRADECTNLLVPVCFSATHLGYASARMEPVFMICGQSAGIAAAQAIAQNAAVQNIDMTQFESALQHAGQKLRWDGQRDRSTDDDAGDSALTFARLLGAADRDGDKRVSPEEWNADKPGWEWLFAVIDTDHNHRIDANEYDAFQKYKAAHPDWRKLRPAQ